Proteins from a genomic interval of Phlebotomus papatasi isolate M1 chromosome 3, Ppap_2.1, whole genome shotgun sequence:
- the LOC129806950 gene encoding coiled-coil-helix-coiled-coil-helix domain-containing protein 2 has product MPRRGRSASPPPAPQRRAASPPPAQRPPVPVAPPPTAMAPHAAAPQQPSMFQQMAATAGGVAVGSAVGHTVGHALTGMFSGGSDKEVAQQQAVPQQPAVNGYSSAPSQQNSGPCSFEIEQFLQCAQGQADLSVCEGFNEALRQCKTRYNIAQ; this is encoded by the exons ATGCCACGAAGAGGACGTTCAGCAAGCCCTCCACCAGCCCCCCAGAGACG GGCTGCATCTCCGCCACCAGCTCAGCGACCACCAGTTCCGGTTGCTCCACCGCCAACTGCTATGGCTCCCCATGCAGCTGCCCCTCAGCAACCGTCAATGTTCCAGCAAATGGCCGCAACAGCCGGAGGTGTCGCTGTGGGATCAGCTGTTGGCCATACCGTCGGACATGCCTTGACTGGGATGTTCAGCGGAGGATCAGACAAGGAAGTGGCTCAGCAGCAAGCAGTACCCCAGCAACCAGCTGTAAATGGATATTCCTCTGCACCTAGTCAACAAAATTCCGGACCATGCAGCTTCGAAATTGAGCAATTCTTGCAATGTGCCCAAGGACAGGCTGATCTCAGCGTCTGCGAGGGATTCAACGAAGCCCTAAGGCAGTGCAAGACACGCTACAACATTGCTCAGTAA